GAGAAGGTGCCCTTCGCCGAGAACGACCCGGTGAACCTGCCCATCAGCCCCTACGCCACCACCAAGCGGGCCGGCGAGCTAATGTGCTATAACTACCATCACCTCTACGGGCTCAAGATCTCCTGCCTGCGCTTCTTCACCGTCTACGGTCCCGCCCAGCGGCCGGAGATGGCGATCCATAAATTCGCCCACCTGTTGGCCCAGGGGAAATCCGTTCCGATGTTCGGCGACGGCTCCAGCCGGCGGGATTACACCTTCATCGACGACATCATCGACGGCGTGGTAGCGGCCCTGGATGCCGCTCCCGGCTTCGAAATCTTCAACCTCGGCGGGGCCGAGACCACCTCCCTCGCGGACCTGGTTCGGTGGCTGGCGGAAGAGCTTGCCGTGGAAGCGGGCATCGAGTATCTTCCCCAGCAACCCGGTGACGTTCCCATCACCTATGCGGACGTCACCAAGGCCGGGCGCCTGCTCGGCTACTCGCCCAAGGTACCCATCCGCGAAGGTTTGAAGCGCTTCGTCGCGTGGTATCGGGAGCACTACACCCCCAATCAGGTCGACACTCCGGTGAGCAGCTGATCCAAGCGGTCTTGGCAGCCGAGCTGCAACGGATCCCCCTCAGAGGACCCCTGCGGAGAGCCTGCCACCGGTCGGAACACTCCGCCGCCGCGCCAATCCACCGAAGGACGGGGATCAGCGCACGAGTTCAACCTAGCGGCCTACGGACCAAATCGAGTAATCCACCATGAACATCTGCGTCGTAGGGAGCGGCTACGTCGGCCTGGTCACCGGAGCCTGTTTGGCAGACTTCGGGATGCAGGTCACCGGCGTCGACAAAGACCGCTCCAAGGTCGAAGCCCTCAGCAACGGTGAAATTCCCATCTATGAGCCGGGTTTGCGCGGCCTGGTGCGCAAGAATATGGCCGCCGGCCGGCTGCGCTTCACCACCGATCTAGGACCCGCCATCGAAGCCGCCCAGGCCATCTTCATCGCCGTCGGCACCCCTTCCAGCGCCGACGGGTCCGCCGATCTCAGCGCCGTGCGCGCCGTCGCCGCCAGCATCGGCCAGCACCTCAACGGCTACAAGGTCATCGTCACCAAGAGCACCGTGCCCATCGGCACCGGGCAGGTGATCGAGGGCATCGTCCGTGGCGAGGCCGGCGACGACGCCCGTTTCGCGGTGGTGAGCAACCCCGAGTTCCTGCGCGAAGGCTCGGCCATCGAGGACTTCATGCACCCGGACCGGGTGGTCATCGGCACCTCCGACCCCAGGGCCCGGGAGGTGATGCTCGACATTTACTCGCCGCTGCGGGTCGCCGACGTGCCCTTCGTGCTCACCGGCGTGGAGAGCGCCGAGCTGATCAAATATGCTTCCAACGGCTTCCTGGCCACCAAGATTTCCTTCATCAACGAGGTCGCCGGCCTGTGCGAGGCCCTCGGCGCCGATGTCGAGGTGGTCGCCAAGGGCATGGGTCTGGACCGCCGCATCGGCCCCCGTTTCCTCCACCCCGGCCCCGGCTTCGGCGGCTCCTGCTTCCCCAAGGACACGCGGGCGGTGGCCCAGATCGCCCGCGACCACGACCAGCAATTCCACATCATCGAAGCGGTCTTGGACGTCAACCAGGCCACCACCCTGCGCATGGTGGACAAGATTCGCCAGGCCGTGGGAGGCCTGGAAGGCAAAACCCTCGGCCTGCTGGGACTGTCCTTCAAGCCCGACACCGACGACATCCGCGAATCGCCGGCGCTGGTGGTGGCGGAGGCTCTGCAGAAAGGCGGCGCGCGGGTTCGCGCCTACGACCCGGCGGCCATGGACGAAGCCCGCCACGAGCTGCCGGACCTGGAGTATTGTGACGACTCCTACCAGGTGGCGCAGGATGCGGACGCACTGGTCATCCTCACCGAGTGGAACCAATTCCGCGCCCTCGAGCTGCGGCGTCTGCGCTCGGCGCTGCGCCAGCCGCTGATCATCGACCTGCGCAATATCTACGAGCCCCAGAAGATGGCCGCCGCCGGCTTCCGCTACGTCTCCGTGGGCCGGCCGGAAGGATGTCCGGAATCTAGTGCCGAAGCGGTGGCCGCGGATCGGAGCGCCGCCTCATGACCACTTCGTTGATCACCGGTGGTGCCGGCTTCCTAGGCTCCCACCTGTGCGAGCGCATGCTCGCCGAGGGACACCGGGTGATCTGCGTCGACAACCTCATCACCGGCCGGCTGGAGAATCTCGAGCACCTGCTGGACCGCGACGACGTGCGCTTCATCGAGCACGACGTCTCCCGTCCCTTCACCGTCGAGGAGCCGGTGGACTACGTGCTCCACTTCGCCTCGCCGGCGAGCCCCATCGACTATTTGGAGCTGCCCATCCAGACCCTCAAGGTCGGCTCCCTGGGCACCCACAACACCCTCGGCCTGGCTCGGGCCCACAACGCCCGCTATCTCCTCGCCTCCACCTCCGAGGTCTATGGCGACCCGCTGGTGCATCCGCAGCCGGAAAGCTATTGGGGCAACGTCAATCCGGTGGGCCCCCGCGGTGTCTACGACGAAGCCAAGCGCTTCGCCGAAGCCATGGCCATGGCCTACCACCGCTACCACGGGCTAGAGATCCGCATCGTGCGCATCTTCAACACCTACGGCCCGCGCATGCGGTTGGGGGACGGCCGGGTGGTCCCCGCCTTCGTCCAGCAAGCCCTGGAGGGCAAGCCCCTGTCGGTCTTCGGGGACGGCAGTCAGACCCGCTCCTTCTGCTTCGTTTCGGACCTGGTGGAGGGCATCTGGCGGCTGCTCCAGAGCGAGGTCTCCGAGCCGGTGAACATCGGCAACCCGCGGGAGATGACCATCCTGGAATTCGCCCAAACCATCGTCGACCTCACCGACTCCGGCAGCAAGCTGAGCTTCCATCCGCTGCCGGTGGACGATCCCAAGACCCGCCAGCCGGACATCAGCCGCGCTCAGGAGGTCCTGGGCTGGGAGCCGGTGGTCGAATTGGAGGAAGGCCTGCGGCGCACCATCGAATATTTCAAGGGTCGCCTGCCCGCAGGGCCCTCATCCGAGGAGAACCGATCCGAGGAGAACAACTGATGGCCAACACCGTCCACTGCTCCCGCTGCGGCCGCGACGCCGCCGCCCTCCCCGCTCCCCCGCTACCCGGCCCTTCGGGCACCGAGATTCAGCAGAAGGTCTGCGCCGACTGCTGGGCGGAATGGCAGAACATGGAAGTGATGGTGATCAACGAGCTGCGCCTGAACTTCATGGACCCCGGCGCCCAGGAAACCCTCGACCGCCACATGCGGGAGTTCTTCGGCCTCGTGTCCCCCGAGGAGGCCAATTCCTCCAAGCTGGAGGATCTGCCCGGTCTGCCGGAACAGCCAAAACCGCCCAAACAGCGCGACGGCGGCTGAAGCCGGGATCTACCGCTTCTCCGCTGCCCATCACCACCAGCTCTCACCGTGGCCTCCACTCCATCAGGATCCGCCCCCGATCCCCAAGCCGCATCTCCTTCCGACGAGACTCCAGCCGAGACACCCCGCTGGCGCGCCTACGCCGGCATCATCCTCTTTCTGCTGCTGATCCTCGGCGCCGCGGCGGCCCTGCGCTGGACCCCGCTGTCTCAATACGCCAACAAAGAGTGGCTCATTGGAGCCTTGGAGGAACTGCGGGGCATCTGGTGGGCACCACTGGTGCTGCTGGCCCTCTACGCCGTGCTGCCGCCCCTGGGATTTCCCGTCAGCCCCATGATCATCGCCAGCGCGGTGGTTTTCGGCGTCTTCTGGGGCTCGGTCTACAACTATCTGGGCTGCATCATCGGCGCCTCCATCAGCTATGAGGTCGCCCGCGGCCTGGGCCGTAGCTTCATCGAGCACATCGCCGGAGACCGGCTGAAACGAGCAGAGAAGCTCATCGACCGCCATGGATTCTGGTCCCTGGTGCGGCTGCGTTTCCTGCCCGTCCCCTTTCCCCTGGTCAACTTCGGCGCGGCCCTGGTGGGAGTGCGCAGGCCTTCCTTCCACCTCGCTACGGCCATCGGCCACATCCTGCCCATCCCCATCTGGACGTACTTCTGGGTGGTGCTCTTCGGAGCCGCGGCGGGAGAGATCGCCAGCGCCGGCCGCAACCTCTTCCTGGCCATGATCCTCTTCCTGACCCTCAGCTTCGCGCCGCGGTGGTGGCAACGCTACAAGCGACGCAAGCGCTTGGAGGAGCTGCGGGAAATGCGTCGGGGCCAGCTTCAGGGCCGGCCCGATCCCGAGGACTGAGCTCTCCGTCTCAGCTGGCGAAGATCCGCGCTGGGTCCTGGAAGGATTTGAATTCCAACCCGTTGCCGCTGGGATCCATGATGAAGAGGGTGGCCTGCTCCCCCGGCTCGCCGGGAAAGCGAATGTGGGGCTCGATGAGGAAGCGCACCTTGGCGCCCTTCAGCCGATCCGCCAGCTCATGCCACTGATCCCACTCGAGAATCGCTCCGAAATGACGCACCGGTACCTGCTTGCCGTCCACCGTGTTGGTGCTGGTGGCGATGCGGGCGGGATCCAGCGCCATGGTCGACACTTCTTCCGGCGCCAGATGAGCCGTGACCTGGTGGCCGAAGAAGTCGAAGTCGATCCAGCGCTCGCTCTCGCGGCCGACGCGGCAACCCAGTAGGTCGACGAAGAACTTTCGGGTGGCTTCCAAGTCGTGGACTGGGAAGGCGAGGTGAAAGGGTGGTTGGGACATGGCGCTCATTCCTCGCTGACGATCGTGTTGGGGAGTTCTAGTCATCCTACCGCGAAGCAGCACCGCCGGAGGTAGGCTATCCACCACCATGGATCCCCATCCCCGCCGCCGAATCCCGATTCTCCGCCTCCTGGCCACCGCCGCCCTGGTGCTGAGTCCTTTTGCCGCCTCCGCCGACCGCCTGCGTCTCGACTACCACCGCCTCGCCCTTCCGGCAGCTCCCTCGGTGGTGGTGCCGGCGGATCTGGACGAGGACGGCATCCAGGACCTGGTGATCGTCGTCGCCACCACCCGCTGGGACCGCATCGGCGTCCAGGAGTCGGTGTCCGTGGGAGACGTCGCCGTGGATCGTGCCGAAGGGAAGGACGGCGGCGAGGCAGGCGATGGAGACGACTCTGCCACCGTGGAAGGCCTGGTGGAAGTGCTGACGGTGATCCCGGCGCTCCTCGACCAGCGCCAGCTACTCTTCTACCGCGGTCTCCCCGACGGCGGCTACGTGCTGGGAGCCGAGCCCCTGGATCTGGAGACCCCACCGCTGGAAACTCCAGTGCTCTCGGTGTTGGCAGGCCCCTCGGGAACGCCGGTGGCGGCGCTCACCGACGACGGCCTGGCGGCAGTGGAGCTGAGGCCGGAGGCCAGCGCCCTGCCCCGCCTCGGGCTGCAGCCGGTGGTCGAATATCCGCCGGTCTTCGCCGGCAGCGGCTCCTTTGTTCCCGGCCTCGAGCTGGTGCACGACCTGGACGGCGACGGCGAGGAAGATCTGCTGCTGCCGGCGCGAGAGGGGCCGGCGGTCTTCCTCGCGGCGGAGGCAGGACTCTCCTCCGCTCCCGCCTGGACGCCCGCCGGGGCGCCGCCAGGCTCCGGCACCGCGGCTCTTCTCGAAGGCCAGCGCTCCCCCGACGGCCGCCGGTGGATCTATCCGCTGCCGAAGATCCAGGATCTCGACGGCGACGGCCGGCCCGAGCTGCTGGTGGCGGACCCGGACCATGGCTGGGATCACTTTTCCCTCCTCCCCAACCTGGGAGAAGGGCGGTTCGGCGCCGCCGTCAGCCCGCTGGTAGAGCCCTCGGCGGAGGACGCCGGCAGCAACGCTGAAGATCTCGCCGAAGATCCGGAGCCTCGGGTGGTCCACATCGGCGATCTGGACGGTGACGGCGTGGCCGAGGTGGTGACGGTGCAG
The genomic region above belongs to Acidobacteriota bacterium and contains:
- a CDS encoding oxidative damage protection protein; the protein is MANTVHCSRCGRDAAALPAPPLPGPSGTEIQQKVCADCWAEWQNMEVMVINELRLNFMDPGAQETLDRHMREFFGLVSPEEANSSKLEDLPGLPEQPKPPKQRDGG
- a CDS encoding TVP38/TMEM64 family protein; protein product: MASTPSGSAPDPQAASPSDETPAETPRWRAYAGIILFLLLILGAAAALRWTPLSQYANKEWLIGALEELRGIWWAPLVLLALYAVLPPLGFPVSPMIIASAVVFGVFWGSVYNYLGCIIGASISYEVARGLGRSFIEHIAGDRLKRAEKLIDRHGFWSLVRLRFLPVPFPLVNFGAALVGVRRPSFHLATAIGHILPIPIWTYFWVVLFGAAAGEIASAGRNLFLAMILFLTLSFAPRWWQRYKRRKRLEELREMRRGQLQGRPDPED
- a CDS encoding UDP-glucuronic acid decarboxylase family protein, which translates into the protein MTTSLITGGAGFLGSHLCERMLAEGHRVICVDNLITGRLENLEHLLDRDDVRFIEHDVSRPFTVEEPVDYVLHFASPASPIDYLELPIQTLKVGSLGTHNTLGLARAHNARYLLASTSEVYGDPLVHPQPESYWGNVNPVGPRGVYDEAKRFAEAMAMAYHRYHGLEIRIVRIFNTYGPRMRLGDGRVVPAFVQQALEGKPLSVFGDGSQTRSFCFVSDLVEGIWRLLQSEVSEPVNIGNPREMTILEFAQTIVDLTDSGSKLSFHPLPVDDPKTRQPDISRAQEVLGWEPVVELEEGLRRTIEYFKGRLPAGPSSEENRSEENN
- a CDS encoding GDP-mannose 4,6-dehydratase translates to MCAHILVTGGAGFIGSHLTRRLLQRGDRVTVLDNFNDFYDPRRKRNNIEPFLGRDDYRLVEGDIRDQELVDGLFADSDFTAVVHLAARAGVRPSLEQPILYEDVNCIGTLRLLEAARAHGPEVFVFGSSSSVYGINEKVPFAENDPVNLPISPYATTKRAGELMCYNYHHLYGLKISCLRFFTVYGPAQRPEMAIHKFAHLLAQGKSVPMFGDGSSRRDYTFIDDIIDGVVAALDAAPGFEIFNLGGAETTSLADLVRWLAEELAVEAGIEYLPQQPGDVPITYADVTKAGRLLGYSPKVPIREGLKRFVAWYREHYTPNQVDTPVSS
- a CDS encoding VCBS repeat-containing protein, whose translation is MDPHPRRRIPILRLLATAALVLSPFAASADRLRLDYHRLALPAAPSVVVPADLDEDGIQDLVIVVATTRWDRIGVQESVSVGDVAVDRAEGKDGGEAGDGDDSATVEGLVEVLTVIPALLDQRQLLFYRGLPDGGYVLGAEPLDLETPPLETPVLSVLAGPSGTPVAALTDDGLAAVELRPEASALPRLGLQPVVEYPPVFAGSGSFVPGLELVHDLDGDGEEDLLLPAREGPAVFLAAEAGLSSAPAWTPAGAPPGSGTAALLEGQRSPDGRRWIYPLPKIQDLDGDGRPELLVADPDHGWDHFSLLPNLGEGRFGAAVSPLVEPSAEDAGSNAEDLAEDPEPRVVHIGDLDGDGVAEVVTVQAPAFEDDAGLRRSLQRAKRPVQTYRFYHLQEGRDRAAQPYLELEAEGYAFAPAAGGADEDGPPPPPGGFLDLNGDGRQDLVTITLDFSMFQALKVLTVQRLSIGLDFHIWCQEADGGFRRVRGLDLAGRLKLNLNDLRRSSLSQFAGDFDGDGRADFVQMGRGRTVTIHRGGDDCGYAPDPDLSLRLAEEPRDLSLVQIRDLDGDDRADLLVIQPGRADEAGVTPPVQLDLYLSRRSLSPRPGQPPPKPTREPTP
- a CDS encoding UDP-glucose/GDP-mannose dehydrogenase family protein yields the protein MNICVVGSGYVGLVTGACLADFGMQVTGVDKDRSKVEALSNGEIPIYEPGLRGLVRKNMAAGRLRFTTDLGPAIEAAQAIFIAVGTPSSADGSADLSAVRAVAASIGQHLNGYKVIVTKSTVPIGTGQVIEGIVRGEAGDDARFAVVSNPEFLREGSAIEDFMHPDRVVIGTSDPRAREVMLDIYSPLRVADVPFVLTGVESAELIKYASNGFLATKISFINEVAGLCEALGADVEVVAKGMGLDRRIGPRFLHPGPGFGGSCFPKDTRAVAQIARDHDQQFHIIEAVLDVNQATTLRMVDKIRQAVGGLEGKTLGLLGLSFKPDTDDIRESPALVVAEALQKGGARVRAYDPAAMDEARHELPDLEYCDDSYQVAQDADALVILTEWNQFRALELRRLRSALRQPLIIDLRNIYEPQKMAAAGFRYVSVGRPEGCPESSAEAVAADRSAAS
- a CDS encoding VOC family protein gives rise to the protein MSQPPFHLAFPVHDLEATRKFFVDLLGCRVGRESERWIDFDFFGHQVTAHLAPEEVSTMALDPARIATSTNTVDGKQVPVRHFGAILEWDQWHELADRLKGAKVRFLIEPHIRFPGEPGEQATLFIMDPSGNGLEFKSFQDPARIFAS